A stretch of DNA from Malus sylvestris chromosome 9, drMalSylv7.2, whole genome shotgun sequence:
AAGACTGGAGTCGAGACTGTTGATAATGCTACTGCCGTAGTTGCAGGAGAAGGGAGCCGACTGTTGCCTCATCCTCTTACTATGGAGCACACTGTCCAGGAAAGTGATCCTGGTTCCCGCCATGAggggaaaggcaaggaaagagctggcagtgtcccgtggaaggacttgagggttgccacgcggccaaaggattttggggatatcaacaattgcttggcagggcgtcgattcgccttcgatgagctcggagagcccttagctaaggatgaatcggattgcgaccggatgttgaagctgtcttcatatgtgagtgttactttgtcatttccttactttttcctctttattatcattatttaggtagtgatgatcgtcttgccatgcaggtcatggccgagtatcacgacagactgcaagaggttgagcggtacaaggcaaaactgaaggagaataagcagcttgtggacgaggcccgaaggaataagggacttttgactcaggctctccaactgaaggatgaaaccatggagagcttgaaaaggcgaaatggtgagaacctaaggcttaagaaattgtttgaggcaactaaaaaacagttggaggtggctaccttggaagtatccaaggttaggggagaattggatggtgccttagttgagatttctgaactggagaagagcattccaactgaaagggaggctgctgtgcaagaatacttaagttcttcgacctttcatcttgctattaaaccctactgtgctcaagaagctcgctttgaaaaaaggaaatggatggccgtccttgatcgttatgatgatgggagcattcttcgaaaataccacgaagatatagatgagcatcatcgaaagggcgagacatttgtccttgctgttgatcctagcagcgaagatgagtctgataatgaaggtagtgctgatgcacagactcagcatggtgaagaggatcttggggatgcagaggatgatggtaggacgcggaatgatactgccaggggttcggcttcagatgagaatgaatagcagtgtctttactatctgcatgtattctggatgtagtagtctgatgtgtgtataacatgtgcccatgttataagcttgagagttttggattttaggtgtttatgagtgtttgcactattattaatgcatgtttggctatgtatgaatagatctattgtttggatataagccattgtttggttgttcctttctttgtatagtcttgtcgacacatacttagattttgtttcgtgttggatatatctgctttgaggtttcaacacttgagtgttcccttgctaggaatgtaaaagagtgagggctgagttggctaaattacctctttattgaattcattgccaaatggccttcattacataggatgccgaacggctatagctcaacacttgtacatcgtgagtctatttgtagtagtacttcaagtgatcagcgttccatggatggccaagggtcttgccatcggagcttctaagtgtgtaagagccagggcgactgatgccaatgacttcatacggtccatcccagtttggactaagtgtgccttcactcgggactctgtcgcagagtaatcttttctttaagacccagtctcctattttgaaagaacgaagcttgaccctagagtcataatagttggagatgcgctgcttgtaggcgacattcctcaagtgagcttggtttctgtgttcctcgactaaatccaagttgagggtgagttgtttgtcattttcactttgaatgtagttctggactcggaatgttgcttgctcgagctcaacagggacaaccgcctctgtgccaaaggcaagtgagaatggagtttctcctgttgaagtccgatatgaagtgcgatatgaccaaagaacttggggtacaaattctggccaacagcctttagctttgtccaagctggttttcaaagtgcgcttgattattttgttgatggcttcaacttgtccattagactggggatgagctggagaggcaaagcataagttgatgttgaacttagagcagaacaacctgaacttcttgttgtcaaactgtcgcccattgtcagtgactatcgcattgggaatgccgaatctacaaaggatgttcttccacacaaagtcttctatctttgcctcagtaatagttgccaagggttctacttcggcccactttgtgaagtagtccactgcaacgactgcgtaacagactttgcccttccctgccgacattgggccgatcaaatcaagtccccactgggcgaagggccaagggctgatcataggagtaagaggctctggaggggaatgaggaatagttgcatatcgttgacatttgtcacatgagcgggatactttgatggcatcctggtggagtgttggccagtaatatccttggcgaaaagtcttgtgtgctagggaccgagattcagcatgatctccacagactccctcatgtatttcccgaaggacgatttccgcctcggcaggcgtaagacaccttaagtatggcaggctaaaacctcgcttatagagttgatcattgatgatcaggtagcgggtagacttgtatcgaatttgcttagcctggactttatcatttgggagggtgccatgagca
This window harbors:
- the LOC126634342 gene encoding uncharacterized protein LOC126634342, which gives rise to MEHTVQESDPGSRHEGKGKERAGSVPWKDLRVATRPKDFGDINNCLAGRRFAFDELGEPLAKDESDCDRMLKLSSYVMAEYHDRLQEVERYKAKLKENKQLVDEARRNKGLLTQALQLKDETMESLKRRNGENLRLKKLFEATKKQLEVATLEVSKVRGELDGALVEISELEKSIPTEREAAVQEYLSSSTFHLAIKPYCAQEARFEKRKWMAVLDRYDDGSILRKYHEDIDEHHRKGETFVLAVDPSSEDESDNEGSADAQTQHGEEDLGDAEDDGRTRNDTARGSASDENE